Proteins found in one Triticum urartu cultivar G1812 chromosome 4, Tu2.1, whole genome shotgun sequence genomic segment:
- the LOC125551722 gene encoding uncharacterized protein LOC125551722 encodes MFLLPDPLSPFLILSAHSKFAAPPISLLSCSLPLGSSSSPQATPQLVLPQGQQLVWLLLIWSWISSPVGRTPLRSSLGVRMVARFSSPSAQARALSLFPLEAARDMVLILHSDNILRRSTCRLNKNGGSTTLLHQNHRVNEDSGGPRDRALLWRWTTINIMAVLPLVIGQGSTLLGRLRP; translated from the exons ATGTTCCTCTTGCCCGATCCCCTTTCTCCTTTCCTTATTCTCTCTGCTCACTCAAAATTTGCTGCTCCTCCCATCAGCTTGCTCTCTTGTTCGCTGCCTTTAGGTTCCTCGTCCTCACCTCAAGCCACTCCGCAGCTGGTGCTGCCACAGGGACAACAGCTGGTTTGGCTCCTC TTGATTTGGTCGTGGATTTCATCTCCCGTAGGCCGCACCCCTCTTAGATCCAGCTTGGGTGTGAGGATGGTGGCGAGGTTCTCTTCCCCAAGCGCGCAAGCAAGAGCGTTGTCGCTCTTTCCACTCGAGGCAGCTCGGGACATGGTCCTCATCCTCCACAGCGACAACATTCTTCGAAGGTCGACCTGCAG actaaataaaaacggagggagtacaacttTACTACATCAAAACCACCGAGTTAATGAAG ACAGTGGTGGACCTAGAGATCGTGCTTTGCTGTGGCGATGGACGACGATAAATATCATGGCGGTGCTCCCGCTGGTCATTGGACAGGGGAGTACCCTTCTCGGCCGCTTGAGACCTTGA